The Desmodus rotundus isolate HL8 chromosome 3, HLdesRot8A.1, whole genome shotgun sequence genome includes a region encoding these proteins:
- the ADGRB2 gene encoding adhesion G protein-coupled receptor B2 isoform X12, whose protein sequence is MTPACPLLLSVILSLRLAAAFDPDPSACSALASGVLYGAFSLQDLFPTIASGCSWTLENPDPTKYSLYLRFNRQEEVCAHFAPRLLPLDHYLVNFTCLRPSLEEAVAQVGSEAGRLEEEEAAAGLELCGGSGPFTFLHFDKNFVQLCLSAEPSEARRLLAPTALAFRFVEVLLINNNNSSQFTCGVLCRWSEECGRAAGRACGFAQPGCSCPGEAGASPAATTPPGLPAAHTLSNALVPGGPAPSAEADLHSGSSNDLFTTEMRYGEEPEEEPKVKTQWPRSADEPGVYLAQTGDPAAEEWSPWSVCSLTCGQGLQVRTRSCVSSPYGTLCSGPLRETRPCNNSATCPVHGVWEEWGSWSLCSRSCGRGSRSRMRTCVPPQHGGKACEGPELQTKLCSMAACPVEGQWLEWGPWGPCSTSCANGTQQRSRKCSVAGPAWATCTGALTDTRECSNLECPAPDGKWGPWNSWSLCSKTCDTGWQRRFRMCQATGTQGYPCEGTGEEVKPCSEKRCPAFHEMCRDEYVMLMTWKKAAAGEIIYNKCPPNASGSASRRCLLSAQGVAYWGLPSFARCISHEYRYLYLSLREHLAKGQRMLAGEGMSQVVRSLQELLARRTYYSGDLLFSVDILRNVTDTFKRATYVPSADDVQRFFQVVSFMVDAENKDKWDDAQQVSPGSVHLLRVVEDFIHLVGDALKAFQSSLIVTDNLVISIQREPVSAVSSDITFPMRGRRGMKDWVRHSEDRLFLPKEVLSLSAPGKTVVSEASGSPGRGKGPGTVPPGPGYSHQRLLPADPEDSSSYFVIGAVLYRTLGLILPPPRPPLAVTSRVMTVTVRPPTQPPAEPLITVELSYIINGTTDPHCASWDYSRADASSGDWDTESCQTLETQAAHTRCQCQRPSTFAVLAQPPKDLTLELAGSPSVPLVIGCAVSCMALLTLLAIYAAFWRFIKSERSIILLNFCLSILASNILILVGQSRVLSKGVCTMTAAFLHFFFLSSFCWVLTEAWQSYLAVIGRMRTRLVRKRFLCLGWGLPALVVAVSVGFTRTKGYGTSSYCWLSLEGGLLYAFVGPAAVIVLVNMLIGIIVFNKLMARDGISDKSKKQRAGSERCPWARLLLPCSACGAVPSPLLSSASARNAMASLWSSCVVLPLLALTWMSAVLAMTDRRSVLFQALFAVFNSAQGFVITAVHCFLRREVQDVVKCQMGVCRADESEDSPDSCKNGQLQILTLKRMWIWLVRQFCSRRSTLATHPPSQAHCPACPWMRTRSPSPALWVLRGASASPRCLGIS, encoded by the exons ATGACCCCAGCCTGTCCCCTCTTActatctgtgattctgtccctgcgCCTGGCCGCCGCCTTCGACCCCGACCCCAGCGCCTGCTCTGCTCTGGCCTCTGGTGTGCTCTACGGGGCCTTCTCGCTGCAGGACCTCTTTCCTACCATCGCCTCGGGCTGTTCCTGGACTCTGGAGAATCCCGACCCCACCAAGTACTCCCTGTACCTGCGCTTCAACCGCCAGGAGGAGGTGTGCGCCCACTTTGCACCCCGCCTGCTGCCCCTGGACCACTACCTGGTCAACTTCACCTGCCTGCGGCCTAGCCTCGAGGAGGCAGTGGCCCAGGTGGGGTCGGAGGCGGGgcggctggaggaggaggaggcagcagccgGGTTGGAGCTGTGCGGTGGCTCAGGCCCCTTCACCTTCCTGCACTTCGACAAGAACTTCGTGCAGCTGTGCCTGTCGGCTGAGCCTTCGGAGGCTCGGCGCCTGCTGGCACCCACGGCCCTGGCCTTCCGCTTTGTCGAGGTCTTGctcatcaacaacaacaactccAGCCAGTTTACCTGCGGTGTGCTCTGCCGCTGGAGTGAGGAGTGTGGCCGTGCTGCCGGCAGGGCCTGTGGCTTTGCCCAGcctggctgcagctgccctggtgaGGCGGGGGCCAGCCCTGCCGCTACCACACCTCCAGGTCTCCCTGCTGCCCACACCCTGTCCAATGCCCTGGTGCCCGGGGGCCCAGCCCCATCTGCTGAGGCCGATTTGCACTCAGGGAGCAGCAATGACCTGTTTACAACTGAGATGAGATATG GTGAGGAGCCGGAAGAGGAACCAAAGGTGAAAACCCAGTGGCCAAGGTCTGCAGATGAGCCTGGGGTATACCTGGCGCAGACAG GTGACCCGGCGGCTGAGGAGTGGTCCCCGTGGAGCGTGTGTTCCCTGACGTGTGGGCAGGGTCTGCAGGTGCGGACCCGCTCCTGTGTGTCCTCCCCCTATGGGACCCTGTGCAGCGGGCCCCTGCGGGAGACCCGGCCCTGCAACAATTCAGCCACTTGCCCAG TGCACGGCgtgtgggaggagtgggggtcCTGGAGCCTGTGCTCCCGCAGCTGCGGGCGGGGGTCTCGGAGCCGGATGCGGACCTGCGTGCCCCCCCAGCACGGCGGCAAGGCCTGCGAGGGTCCCGAACTGCAGACTAAGCTCTGCAGTATGGCTGCCTGCCCGG TGGAAGGCCAGTGGCTAGAGTGGGGTCCCTGGGGCCCATGTTCCACCTCCTGTGCCAATGGGACTCAGCAGCGCAGCCGGAAGTGCAGCGTGGCAGGTCCAGCCTGGGCCACGTGTACTGGTGCCCTCACTGACACCCGCGAGTGCAGCAACCTTGAGTGCCCGG CCCCAGATGGCAAGTGGGGACCGTGGAACTCATGGAGCCTGTGCTCCAAGACGTGTGACACAGGCTGGCAGCGTCGCTTCCGCATGTGCCAGGCCACGGGCACACAGGGCTACCCCTGTGAGGGCACCGGGGAGGAGGTGAAGCCCTGCAGTGAGAAGAGGTGTCCAG CTTTCCACGAGATGTGCAGGGACGAGTACGTGATGCTGATGACGTGGAAGAAGGCGGCGGCGGGTGAGATCATCTACAACAAGTGTCCTCCCAATGCCTCAG ggtctgccagccgccgctGTCTCCTCAGTGCCCAGGGCGTGGCATACTGGGGGCTGCCCAGCTTTGCCCGCTGCATCTCCCACGAGTACCGCTACCTATATCTGTCA CTTCGGGAGCACCTGGCCAAGGGGCAGCGCATGCTGGCAGGCGAGGGCATGTCACAAGTGGTGCGCAGCCTGCAGGAGCTGCTGGCCCGGCGCACCTACTACAGCGGAGACCTGCTCTTCTCTGTGGACATTCTGAGGAACGTCACTGACACCTTCAAGAGGGCCACCTATGTGCCCTCAGCTGATGATGTGCAG CGCTTCTTCCAGGTGGTGAGCTTCATGGTGGATGCAGAAAACAAGGACAAGTGGGATGATGCTCAGCAG GTGTCCCCTGGCTCTGTGCACCTGCTCCGGGTCGTGGAGGACTTCATCCACCTGGTGGGCGATGCCCTCAAGGCCTTTCAGAGCTCGTTGATTGTCACGGACAACTTGG TGATCAGCATTCAGCGAGAGCCAGTGTCAGCTGTGTCCAGTGACATCACATTCCCCATGCGGGGCCGCCGGGGCATGAAGGACTGGGTGCGGCACTCGGAGGACCGCCTCTTCCTGCCCAAGGAGGTGCTCAGCCTGTCCGCCCCAGGAAAGACGGTTGTCTCTGAGGCGTCGGGCAGTCCTGGCAGGGGGAAGGGCCCAGGAACAGTGCCCCCTGGCCCAGGCTACTCCCATCAGCGCCTCCTCCCAGCAGACCCCGAGGATTCCTCCTCCTACTTTGTGATTGGTGCTGTGCTCTACCGCACCCTGGGCCTGATCCTGCCGCCTCCCAG GCCCCCGCTGGCCGTCACATCCCGGGTGATGACAGTGACTGTGCGGCCCCCTACCCAGCCACCAGCTGAGCCCCTTATCACAGTGGAGCTCTCCTACATCATTAAT GGCACCACAGATCCCCACTGTGCCAGCTGGGACTACTCCAGAGC GGACGCCAGCTCAGGGGACTGGGACACTGAGAGCTGCCAGACCCTGGAGACCCAGGCAGCCCACACCCGCTGCCAGTGCCAGCGCCCGTCCACCTTTGCTGTGCTGGCCCAGCCGCCCAAGGACCTG ACCTTGGAGCTGGCGGGCTCCCCCTCGGTGCCCCTTGTGATTGGCTGTGCTGTTTCCTGCATGGCACTGCTCACCCTGCTTGCCATCTACGCTGCCTTCTGGAG GTTTATAAAATCTGAACGCTCCATCATCTTGCTCAATTTCTGCCTGTCCATCCTGGCGTCTAACATCCTGATCCTCGTGGGCCAGTCCCGGGTGCTGAGCAAG GGTGTATGCACCATGACAGCCGCCTTCCTgcacttctttttcctttcctccttttgctGGGTGCTCACTGAGGCTTGGCAGTCCTACCTGGCTGTCATTGGACGGATGCGCACCCGCCTCGTTCGCAAGCGCTTCctctgcctgggctggg gtCTGCCTGCCCTGGTGGTGGCCGTGTCTGTTGGCTTTACCCGCACCAAAGGATACGGCACATCCAGCTA ctgctGGCTCTCTCTTGAGGGTGGCCTGCTCTATGCCTTTGTGGGCCCTGCGGCTGTCATTGTCCTG GTGAATATGCTCATCGGGATCATCGTCTTCAACAAGCTCATGGCTCGGGACGGCATCTCAGACAAGTCCAAGAAACAGAGGGCCGG GTCCGAGCGGTGCCCCTGGGCCAGGCTGCTCCTCCCCTGCTCAGCGTGTGGAGCGGTCCCCAGCCCCCTGCTCAGCTCAGCCTCGGCCAGGAACGCCAT GGCCTCACTCTGGAGCTCCTGCGTGGTGCTGCCCCTGCTGGCGCTCACTTGGATGTCCGCCGTCCTGGCCATGACAGACCGCCGCTCCGTCCTCTTCCAGGCCCTCTTCGCTGTCTTCAACTCTGCACAAGGCTTTGTCATCACGGCAGTGCACTGCTTCCTGCGCCGAGAG GTCCAGGATGTGGTGAAGTGCCAGATGGGCGTGTGCCGGGCGGATGAGAGCGAAGACTCCCCAGACTCCTGTAAGAATGGGCAGCTGCAGATCCTG ACTTTGAAAAGGATGTGGATCTGGCTTGTCAGACAG TTCTGTTCAAGGAGGTCAACACTTGCAACCCATCCACCATCACAGGCACACTGTCCCGCCTGTCCCTGGATGAGGACGAGGAGCCCAAGTCCTGCCTTATGGGTCCTGAGGGGGGCCTCAGCTTCTCCCCGCTGCCTGGGAATATCCTGA